The nucleotide window ATACTCTACGATCACTACTGACCGCGAAACTCCTTTCCAAAACCTGTTCAATGATGCCGGGGAATCCCCCGGCGAATATGTTTCAGATGGATTTGGCCGAGCCCAGCACGACGTGCGGCCTGCCCTCGTCGAGGGTTACCTTGCATTCTATGTCATAGAGCTCGGATATCAGTTCCTCAGTGATGATCTCCTCCGGCGGGCCCACTTTGGTTATCACTCCGGGAGGGGACATCACGATTATCTGATGGGCGTACTTCGCGGCCACGTTGAGGTCATGGCTGATCATCAGGACGATCATCCCGGACGTCTCGGCCAGACCTCTCAGCAGCTCGGTCACATAGACCTGATGCTTGACATCCAGATTAGCGGTCGGCTCATCCAGTATCAGCATCTTAGGCTTCTGGATCAGCCCGCGGCAGATGGCAACCTTCTGGTGCTGCCCGGCCGAAAGCTGATTGAACCCGCGCATCGCAAGATCCTCTATGCCGAGCATCTTCATCACGCGCGTCGCCATCTCCAGATCGCTGTCGGTGGTCTTCCATTTGGATTCGGATTTCGCTCCCAGCAGGATGGCGTCTATCACCGGCATCGAGAACACATCGAACGTCGTCACCGGGACGTAACCGATGTATTTGGCCACGTCCTTGAGGCTCAGCTCTCTCGTGTCCCACCCGTTTATCAGAACCCTGCCTGCGGTGGGCTTGTTCAGCTTGTTTATGCACTTTATGAGCGTGGACTTCCCCACCCCGTTCGGCCCGACGATGCAATACAGGCCGGGATGGTCCAGCGTGAGGTTGA belongs to Candidatus Methanomethylophilaceae archaeon and includes:
- a CDS encoding ABC transporter ATP-binding protein; this encodes MNLSLKRGGSDSELTRHGQGEAFGLPEGGQMTVELQDVAFSYHGTDNPVISGINLTLDHPGLYCIVGPNGVGKSTLIKCINKLNKPTAGRVLINGWDTRELSLKDVAKYIGYVPVTTFDVFSMPVIDAILLGAKSESKWKTTDSDLEMATRVMKMLGIEDLAMRGFNQLSAGQHQKVAICRGLIQKPKMLILDEPTANLDVKHQVYVTELLRGLAETSGMIVLMISHDLNVAAKYAHQIIVMSPPGVITKVGPPEEIITEELISELYDIECKVTLDEGRPHVVLGSAKSI